A region from the Aegilops tauschii subsp. strangulata cultivar AL8/78 chromosome 5, Aet v6.0, whole genome shotgun sequence genome encodes:
- the LOC120963895 gene encoding uncharacterized protein → MVNTENPKEHHSKQNEPPPQADTTASKAMDTEANPADNRDPPSPIPSSTPVQITEEAPLKENTDDVAIIGASQTTPKTSTVLDRHSAKEESPPPEKGKTKLELPNYEALSAEEVYAGYLSRLNTSRDMEASLVQIMKQKYEEALNMGESDLAVLRKSLKSEEVGRAKAELSLKSSLEDLENMNAKFNADRSALETEKATLLKRTEDAENQLKTVVVELAGLKYHVFQMTVTIFGARIASLGQSVVTKLKAIYCLTEKLYAGTL, encoded by the exons ATGGTCAACACCGAAAATCCTAAAGAGCATCACAGCAAGCAAAATGAGCCGCCTCCACAAGCTGATACGACGGCCTCTAAGGCCATGGATACTGAAGCTAACCCGGCGGATAATCGTGACCCGCCGAGTCCAATTCCTTCTTCAACTCCTGTCCAGATCACTGAAGAAGCCCCTCTTAAGGAAAATACTGATGACGTTGCCATCATTGGGGCGAGTCAAACGACACCCAAGACCTCCACTGTGCTAGATAGACACTCAGCAAAAGAAGAGTCGCCCCCACCGGAGAAGGGTAAAACAAAACTTGAACTGCCAAACTATGAGGCACTTAGCGCAGAAGAGGTGTACGCAGGATACTTGAGCCGCTTGAACACAAGCCGGGACATGGAGGCCAGCTTGGTACAAATAATGAAGCAAAAGTATGAG GAAGCATTAAACATGGGCGAGTCAGATCTAGCCGTCTTAAGAAAGAGCTTAAAGTCTGAAGAAGTAGGACGCGCAAAAGCCGAGTTAAGCTTGAAGTCTTCGTTAGAGGACTTAGAAAATATGAATGCCAAATTTAATGCTGACAGATCTGCTTTGGAAACTGAAAAGGCCACATTATTGAAGCGCACTGAAGATGCTGAGAACCAACTTAAGACGGTGGTTGTAGAGTTGGCCGGCTTAAAATATCATGTTTTTCAAATGACCGTCACCATCTTTG GTGCCAGAATTGCCAGCCTCGGGCAAAGTGTGGTGACCAAGCTGAAAGCCATCTACTGTTTAACAGAGAAGTTATATGCTGGCACCCTTTAG